In Populus trichocarpa isolate Nisqually-1 chromosome 7, P.trichocarpa_v4.1, whole genome shotgun sequence, the following proteins share a genomic window:
- the LOC7483128 gene encoding uncharacterized protein LOC7483128 isoform X1: MDDFHTLTITPRQQHKHNLSMFCLGGLFHQVKAFHVILVLSCTLLCFSMCGPCLTNGLQKPAEYDSCGSYGDNGAVGFQDISVGDTSLGYAAGSSMALLNFENICTNSHSFCFLSTLPGFSSKEHNLKVASLEVSGSPSDGSLFVGSIQGSRWAENKSWSLDYGMFQLLNGQAVSCSMNSREDVDELSSMQTNTCDQCDPSSCKGPLLNQKRTSVSLRKKSEMMKSSSFDASPPNVEISPPVLDWGQRHLYFPSVASLTVANTCNDSILHVYEPFSTDTQFYPCNFSEVLLGPGEVASICFVFLPRWLGLSSAHLILQTSSGGFLVQVKGYAVESPYNISPLSSLDAPSSGRLRKNFSLLNPFDEILYVKEVNAWISVSQGNISHNTEATCSLENLGGPDGLSHLGVKDWLVVRSAQNGFPWMAMRPQENWEIGPHSSETIMEIDFSVESEGNVFGAFCMQLLRSSQDRTDTVMFPLELELDGKVAYNGISGSVSFETLVPYDVGNTVVVAIALRNRAPHVLSVVKISEVAAAKVFQIKYIEGLLLFPSTVTQVATVTCTQLLVELHDSPSEMSNMNKDCKLVLLTNDSSTQIEIPCQDIFHVCLKRQKDSFIGYDNHSGGAETGNRRTGSLGSGKQSLSEIKALEIAEADEFVLGNWKSQGTTSGMSVLDDHEVLFPMVQVGTYHPRWITVKNPSEHPVVMQLILNSGEIIDECRGTDGSLEPPSSNIFVHTELTPPTRYGFSMAESALTEAYVHPYGKAYFGPIFFYPSNRCGWRSSALIRNNLSGVEWLSLRGFGGSLSLVLLDGSEPVQSIEFNLNLPMPLNISRMDGLFNMEETTYICSVPSSKELYAKNMGDLPLEVKSIEVSGSECGLDGFMVHACKGFSLEPGESTKLLISYQSDFSAAMVHRDLELALASGILVIPIKASLPLYMYNLCKKSVFWMRLKKFSAAVLLAASLMILIFCCIFPQVIAFGSQDYYFNSKESSSTTVGSAGKASHMHRNQRKIKFSESRGMDSLLSSVHRNQRKSKFSESRGMDSLLSSVGEDKASNQESIGKYADGHDGALEQGLTIKNLASTLENHKQGYILSCTEEDKSVAVENSDSLNAPQPPNLTVRTGKDKGRRRRKRKGVSACLTGLLEVSSSQSGNSTPSSPLSPVSATPNRLWSPSSDVESVGVRNPFTLAACQQFERFQVSKSSSKTVVVEPKGSIKYHSYNYFSATQERPSVPNKTFNTPSAAFPCSGGAAPTLHYSSPLSSTSTIAPIVRAPGAKLLNQRSVEVDEKVGDEYTYDIWGDHFSGLHLAGSPKDTTMKTIGTEGNSDTFFVRGPQTLMEKSQPKSECSSFVVAVRAPLVDMLYESDPTLEEVPPQIHVHEHGRVWCRCNNLSRLETSSMQCL, encoded by the exons ATGGATGACTTCCATACCTTAACAATCACACCTCGTCAACAACATAAGCACAACCTCTCCATGTTCTGCCTCGG GGGATTGTTTCACCAGGTCAAAGCATTTCATGTTATTCTGGTTCTGTCATGTACCCTTTTATGCTTTTCTATGTGCGGACCGTGCTTGACGAATGGATTGCAGAAACCAGCAGAATATGATTCATGTGGGTCCTATGGAGATAATGGTGCTGTGGGATTTCAAGATATTAGCGTTGGTGATACTAGTTTGGGCTATGCGGCAGGAAGTTCTATGGCCCTTCTAAATTTTGAGAATATTTGTACCAATTCTCATTCATTCTGCTTCCTTTCAACATTACCTGGTTTTTCATCAAAAGAGCACAATCTTAAAGTAGCTTCTTTAGAAGTTTCTGGGAGTCCGTCTGATGGTTCATTATTTGTAGGATCAATTCAGGGTAGCAGGTGGGCAGAGAACAAGAGCTGGTCATTGGATTATGGTATGTTCCAGTTATTAAATGGCCAGGCTGTTTCCTGTTCTATGAACTCTAGAGAAGATGTTGATGAGTTATCATCAATGCAAACCAATACTTGTGACCAATGCGATCCTTCTTCATGTAAAGGTCCTTTATTAAATCAGAAGAGAACAAGTGTCAGCCTGAGGAAAAAGTCTGAGATGATGAAATCTAGTTCTTTTGATGCTTCTCCTCCCAATGTAGAAATTAGCCCTCCTGTACTTGACTGGGGGCAGAGGCATTTATATTTTCCCTCAGTAGCATCCTTAACAGTGGCAAATACCTGTAATGACAGCATTTTACATGTCTACGAACCATTTAGCACTGATACACAATTCTATCCCTGCAATTTTAGTGAGGTTTTGTTAGGACCAGGCGAAGTagcttcaatttgttttgtgtttttgccCAGGTGGCTGGGTTTGTCCTCAGCTCATCTGATCTTGCAAACGAGCTCTGGTGGATTCCTGGTACAGGTTAAGGGCTATGCAGTTGAGTCGCCATACAATATTAGTCCTTTATCCAGCCTGGATGCTCCTTCTAGTGGACGGTTGAGgaagaatttttctttgttgaaccCTTTTGATGAAATCCTCTACGTGAAGGAAGTAAATGCATGGATATCAGTTTCTCAAGGGAATATTTCGCATAACACTGAAGCAACCTGCAGTTTAGAAAATTTGGGAGGTCCTGATGGGCTCAGCCACTTGGGTGTTAAGGATTGGTTGGTTGTTAGAAGCGCACAAAATGGTTTTCCATGGATGGCTATGAGGCCCCAAGAAAATTGGGAGATTGGTCCTCATAGCAGTGAAACCATTATGGAGATAGACTTCTCAGTTGAATCTGAAGGAAATGTTTTCGGTGCATTTTGTATGCAGTTGCTAAGGTCCTCTCAAGACAGGACCGACACTGTTATGTTTCCTCTTGAACTTGAACTGGATGGAAAAGTAGCATACAATGGCATTTCTGGTTCAGTTTCTTTTGAAACTCTGGTTCCATATGATGTTGGCAACACTGTTGTTGTTGCTATCGCACTGAGAAATAGAGCTCCTCATGTGTTAAGTGTTGTCAAAATCAGTGAAGTTGCAGCAGCAAAGGTTTTCCAGATCAAGTACATTGAAGGACTGTTGCTTTTCCCCAGCACTGTCACACAAGTTGCTACAGTTACATGTACTCAGCTACTTGTTGAATTACATGATTCTCCATCTGAAATGTCAAATATGAACAAAGACTGCAAACTAGTTTTACTGACAAATGACTCCAGTACTCAGATTGAAATTCCTTGCCAGGATATATTCCATGTTTGTTTGAAACGTCAAAAGGATTCATTCATTGGATACGACAATCACTCTGGCGGGGCTGAAACTGGAAATAGAAGGACAGGGTCATTGGGCAGTGGCAAGCAGTCGCTGTCAGAGATTAAG GCATTGGAGATAGCAGAAGCAGATGAATTTGTACTGGGTAATTGGAAATCTCAAGGTACCACAAGTGGCATGTCCGTGCTTGATGATCATGAGGTGTTGTTCCCAATGGTTCAGGTTGGAACTTATCACCCTAGGTGGATCACTGTAAAGAATCCTAGTGAACATCCAGTTGTAATGCAGCTCATTCTTAACTCAGGAGAAATTATTGATGAGTGTAGGGGCACAGATGGTTCTTTGGAGCCCCCTTCATCGAATATTTTTGTCCATACTGAATTGACTCCTCCTACTAGGTATGGATTCTCAATGGCAGAGAGTGCACTAACAGAAGCTTATGTTCACCCTTATGGTAAAGCATATTTTGGGCCAATATtcttttacccttcaaatcgcTGTGGGTGGAGAAGTTCAGCCCTGATAAGAAATAATCTCTCTGGTGTGGAGTGGTTATCTTTGAGAGGATTTGGAGGGTCACTTTCCCTAGTCCTGCTTGATGGTTCAGAGCCTGTTCAGAGCATAGAATTTAATCTGAACTTGCCAATGCCCCTAAATATCTCTCGTATGGATGGGCTGTTTAACATGGAAGAGACTACTTATATTTGTTCTGTGCCCTCGTCTAAAGAGCTGTATGCCAAGAACATGGGAGACTTGCCACTTGAGGTGAAAAGTATTGAAGTTTCTGGGTCTGAGTGTGGGTTGGATGGATTTATGGTTCATGCTTGTAAAGGATTTTCTCTTGAACCTGGGGAGTCAACAAAGCTTCTGATCTCATACCAGTCCGATTTTTCCGCAGCTATGGTGCACAGAGATCTTGAACTGGCCTTGGCTAGTGGAATTCTTGTGATACCCATAAAGGCAAGTCTTCCTTTGTACATGTACAATCTCTGTAAAAAATCAGTATTCTGGATGCGGTTGAAGAAATTCTCTGCAGCAGTCCTCCTCGCCGCTTCCTTAATGATTCTGATATTCTGTTGCATATTTCCCCAAGTGATTGCTTTTGGCTCCCAGGATTACTATTTTAACAGCAAGGAAAGCTCCTCTACTACTGTAGGAAGTGCAGGAAAAGCTTCTCATATGCATCGTAACCAGAGAAAGATTAAGTTCTCTGAGTCTAGGGGAATGGACAGTTTGTTATCGTCTGTGCATCGTAACCAGAGAAAGAGTAAGTTCTCTGAGTCTAGAGGAATGGACAGTTTGTTATCGTCTGTCGGGGAAGACAAGGCCTCTAATCAGGAATCTATTGGTAAATATGCTGATGGTCATGATGGAGCCTTAGAACAGGGGCTAACCATTAAGAATTTGGCATCAACTCTAGAAAATCACAAACAAGGTTACATTTTGTCATGTACTGAAGAGGACAAATCTGTAGCGGTTGAGAATTCTGATTCACTCAATGCTCCCCAACCTCCCAACCTTACAGTCAGGACCGGAAAAGATAAAGGAAGAAGGCGAAGAAAGAGGAAGGGTGTTAGTGCATGTTTAACAGGACTGCTTGAAGTTTCGAGTAGTCAAAGTGGAAATTCTACACCTTCATCTCCTTTGTCGCCTGTATCTGCAACACCCAATCGACTGTGGTCGCCATCTTCTGACGTGGAAAGTGTTGGGGTTAGAAATCCATTCACTCTAGCGGCATGCCAACAGTTTGAGAGGTTTCAAGTTTCGAAATCTTCTTCCAAGACGGTTGTCGTGGAGCCCAAGGGTTCAATTAAATACCACAGTTACAACTACTTTTCGGCTACTCAAGAGCGACCTTCAGTGCCCAACAAGACCTTTAATACACCTTCTGCTGCCTTTCCTTGTTCTGGTGGTGCTGCCCCCACTCTGCATTACTCTTCTCCcttgtcatcaacatcaacaattGCACCTATTGTGCGAGCTCCTGGGGCAAAACTTTTAAACCAAAGAAGTGTTGAAGTAGATGAAAAGGTGGGGGATGAATATACATATGATATCTGGGGTGACCATTTTTCTGGTCTCCATTTAGCGGGTAGTCCAAAGGATACAACAATGAAAACAATAGGAACAGAAGGCAATTCCGATACCTTCTTTGTAAGGGGTCCACAAACCCTCATGGAAAAATCTCAACCAAAATCT GAGTGTTCTTCATTTGTTGTAGCAGTAAGGGCACCTTTGGTTGACATGCTGTATGAAAGTGATCCGACACTGGAAGAAGTTCCCCCTCAAATCCATGTGCATGAGCATGGAAGGGTATGGTGTAGATGTAACAATTTGTCGAGACTTGAAACGTCAAGTATGCAATGCTTGTGA
- the LOC7483128 gene encoding uncharacterized protein LOC7483128 isoform X3, giving the protein MDDFHTLTITPRQQHKHNLSMFCLGGLFHQVKAFHVILVLSCTLLCFSMCGPCLTNGLQKPAEYDSCGSYGDNGAVGFQDISVGDTSLGYAAGSSMALLNFENICTNSHSFCFLSTLPGFSSKEHNLKVASLEVSGSPSDGSLFVGSIQGSRWAENKSWSLDYGMFQLLNGQAVSCSMNSREDVDELSSMQTNTCDQCDPSSCKGPLLNQKRTSVSLRKKSEMMKSSSFDASPPNVEISPPVLDWGQRHLYFPSVASLTVANTCNDSILHVYEPFSTDTQFYPCNFSEVLLGPGEVASICFVFLPRWLGLSSAHLILQTSSGGFLVQVKGYAVESPYNISPLSSLDAPSSGRLRKNFSLLNPFDEILYVKEVNAWISVSQGNISHNTEATCSLENLGGPDGLSHLGVKDWLVVRSAQNGFPWMAMRPQENWEIGPHSSETIMEIDFSVESEGNVFGAFCMQLLRSSQDRTDTVMFPLELELDGKVAYNGISGSVSFETLVPYDVGNTVVVAIALRNRAPHVLSVVKISEVAAAKVFQIKYIEGLLLFPSTVTQVATVTCTQLLVELHDSPSEMSNMNKDCKLVLLTNDSSTQIEIPCQDIFHVCLKRQKDSFIGYDNHSGGAETGNRRTGSLGSGKQSLSEIKALEIAEADEFVLGNWKSQGTTSGMSVLDDHEVLFPMVQVGTYHPRWITVKNPSEHPVVMQLILNSGEIIDECRGTDGSLEPPSSNIFVHTELTPPTRYGFSMAESALTEAYVHPYGKAYFGPIFFYPSNRCGWRSSALIRNNLSGVEWLSLRGFGGSLSLVLLDGSEPVQSIEFNLNLPMPLNISRMDGLFNMEETTYICSVPSSKELYAKNMGDLPLEVKSIEVSGSECGLDGFMVHACKGFSLEPGESTKLLISYQSDFSAAMVHRDLELALASGILVIPIKASLPLYMYNLCKKSVFWMRLKKFSAAVLLAASLMILIFCCIFPQVIAFGSQDYYFNSKESSSTTVGSAGKASHMHRNQRKIKFSESRGMDSLLSSVHRNQRKSKFSESRGMDSLLSSVGEDKASNQESIGKYADGHDGALEQGLTIKNLASTLENHKQGYILSCTEEDKSVAVENSDSLNAPQPPNLTVRTGKDKGRRRRKRKGVSACLTGLLEVSSSQSGNSTPSSPLSPVSATPNRLWSPSSDVESVGVRNPFTLAACQQFERFQVSKSSSKTVVVEPKGSIKYHSYNYFSATQERPSVPNKTFNTPSAAFPCSGGAAPTLHYSSPLSSTSTIAPIVRAPGAKLLNQRSVEVDEKVGDEYTYDIWGDHFSGLHLAGSPKDTTMKTIGTEGNSDTFFVRGPQTLMEKSQPKS; this is encoded by the exons ATGGATGACTTCCATACCTTAACAATCACACCTCGTCAACAACATAAGCACAACCTCTCCATGTTCTGCCTCGG GGGATTGTTTCACCAGGTCAAAGCATTTCATGTTATTCTGGTTCTGTCATGTACCCTTTTATGCTTTTCTATGTGCGGACCGTGCTTGACGAATGGATTGCAGAAACCAGCAGAATATGATTCATGTGGGTCCTATGGAGATAATGGTGCTGTGGGATTTCAAGATATTAGCGTTGGTGATACTAGTTTGGGCTATGCGGCAGGAAGTTCTATGGCCCTTCTAAATTTTGAGAATATTTGTACCAATTCTCATTCATTCTGCTTCCTTTCAACATTACCTGGTTTTTCATCAAAAGAGCACAATCTTAAAGTAGCTTCTTTAGAAGTTTCTGGGAGTCCGTCTGATGGTTCATTATTTGTAGGATCAATTCAGGGTAGCAGGTGGGCAGAGAACAAGAGCTGGTCATTGGATTATGGTATGTTCCAGTTATTAAATGGCCAGGCTGTTTCCTGTTCTATGAACTCTAGAGAAGATGTTGATGAGTTATCATCAATGCAAACCAATACTTGTGACCAATGCGATCCTTCTTCATGTAAAGGTCCTTTATTAAATCAGAAGAGAACAAGTGTCAGCCTGAGGAAAAAGTCTGAGATGATGAAATCTAGTTCTTTTGATGCTTCTCCTCCCAATGTAGAAATTAGCCCTCCTGTACTTGACTGGGGGCAGAGGCATTTATATTTTCCCTCAGTAGCATCCTTAACAGTGGCAAATACCTGTAATGACAGCATTTTACATGTCTACGAACCATTTAGCACTGATACACAATTCTATCCCTGCAATTTTAGTGAGGTTTTGTTAGGACCAGGCGAAGTagcttcaatttgttttgtgtttttgccCAGGTGGCTGGGTTTGTCCTCAGCTCATCTGATCTTGCAAACGAGCTCTGGTGGATTCCTGGTACAGGTTAAGGGCTATGCAGTTGAGTCGCCATACAATATTAGTCCTTTATCCAGCCTGGATGCTCCTTCTAGTGGACGGTTGAGgaagaatttttctttgttgaaccCTTTTGATGAAATCCTCTACGTGAAGGAAGTAAATGCATGGATATCAGTTTCTCAAGGGAATATTTCGCATAACACTGAAGCAACCTGCAGTTTAGAAAATTTGGGAGGTCCTGATGGGCTCAGCCACTTGGGTGTTAAGGATTGGTTGGTTGTTAGAAGCGCACAAAATGGTTTTCCATGGATGGCTATGAGGCCCCAAGAAAATTGGGAGATTGGTCCTCATAGCAGTGAAACCATTATGGAGATAGACTTCTCAGTTGAATCTGAAGGAAATGTTTTCGGTGCATTTTGTATGCAGTTGCTAAGGTCCTCTCAAGACAGGACCGACACTGTTATGTTTCCTCTTGAACTTGAACTGGATGGAAAAGTAGCATACAATGGCATTTCTGGTTCAGTTTCTTTTGAAACTCTGGTTCCATATGATGTTGGCAACACTGTTGTTGTTGCTATCGCACTGAGAAATAGAGCTCCTCATGTGTTAAGTGTTGTCAAAATCAGTGAAGTTGCAGCAGCAAAGGTTTTCCAGATCAAGTACATTGAAGGACTGTTGCTTTTCCCCAGCACTGTCACACAAGTTGCTACAGTTACATGTACTCAGCTACTTGTTGAATTACATGATTCTCCATCTGAAATGTCAAATATGAACAAAGACTGCAAACTAGTTTTACTGACAAATGACTCCAGTACTCAGATTGAAATTCCTTGCCAGGATATATTCCATGTTTGTTTGAAACGTCAAAAGGATTCATTCATTGGATACGACAATCACTCTGGCGGGGCTGAAACTGGAAATAGAAGGACAGGGTCATTGGGCAGTGGCAAGCAGTCGCTGTCAGAGATTAAG GCATTGGAGATAGCAGAAGCAGATGAATTTGTACTGGGTAATTGGAAATCTCAAGGTACCACAAGTGGCATGTCCGTGCTTGATGATCATGAGGTGTTGTTCCCAATGGTTCAGGTTGGAACTTATCACCCTAGGTGGATCACTGTAAAGAATCCTAGTGAACATCCAGTTGTAATGCAGCTCATTCTTAACTCAGGAGAAATTATTGATGAGTGTAGGGGCACAGATGGTTCTTTGGAGCCCCCTTCATCGAATATTTTTGTCCATACTGAATTGACTCCTCCTACTAGGTATGGATTCTCAATGGCAGAGAGTGCACTAACAGAAGCTTATGTTCACCCTTATGGTAAAGCATATTTTGGGCCAATATtcttttacccttcaaatcgcTGTGGGTGGAGAAGTTCAGCCCTGATAAGAAATAATCTCTCTGGTGTGGAGTGGTTATCTTTGAGAGGATTTGGAGGGTCACTTTCCCTAGTCCTGCTTGATGGTTCAGAGCCTGTTCAGAGCATAGAATTTAATCTGAACTTGCCAATGCCCCTAAATATCTCTCGTATGGATGGGCTGTTTAACATGGAAGAGACTACTTATATTTGTTCTGTGCCCTCGTCTAAAGAGCTGTATGCCAAGAACATGGGAGACTTGCCACTTGAGGTGAAAAGTATTGAAGTTTCTGGGTCTGAGTGTGGGTTGGATGGATTTATGGTTCATGCTTGTAAAGGATTTTCTCTTGAACCTGGGGAGTCAACAAAGCTTCTGATCTCATACCAGTCCGATTTTTCCGCAGCTATGGTGCACAGAGATCTTGAACTGGCCTTGGCTAGTGGAATTCTTGTGATACCCATAAAGGCAAGTCTTCCTTTGTACATGTACAATCTCTGTAAAAAATCAGTATTCTGGATGCGGTTGAAGAAATTCTCTGCAGCAGTCCTCCTCGCCGCTTCCTTAATGATTCTGATATTCTGTTGCATATTTCCCCAAGTGATTGCTTTTGGCTCCCAGGATTACTATTTTAACAGCAAGGAAAGCTCCTCTACTACTGTAGGAAGTGCAGGAAAAGCTTCTCATATGCATCGTAACCAGAGAAAGATTAAGTTCTCTGAGTCTAGGGGAATGGACAGTTTGTTATCGTCTGTGCATCGTAACCAGAGAAAGAGTAAGTTCTCTGAGTCTAGAGGAATGGACAGTTTGTTATCGTCTGTCGGGGAAGACAAGGCCTCTAATCAGGAATCTATTGGTAAATATGCTGATGGTCATGATGGAGCCTTAGAACAGGGGCTAACCATTAAGAATTTGGCATCAACTCTAGAAAATCACAAACAAGGTTACATTTTGTCATGTACTGAAGAGGACAAATCTGTAGCGGTTGAGAATTCTGATTCACTCAATGCTCCCCAACCTCCCAACCTTACAGTCAGGACCGGAAAAGATAAAGGAAGAAGGCGAAGAAAGAGGAAGGGTGTTAGTGCATGTTTAACAGGACTGCTTGAAGTTTCGAGTAGTCAAAGTGGAAATTCTACACCTTCATCTCCTTTGTCGCCTGTATCTGCAACACCCAATCGACTGTGGTCGCCATCTTCTGACGTGGAAAGTGTTGGGGTTAGAAATCCATTCACTCTAGCGGCATGCCAACAGTTTGAGAGGTTTCAAGTTTCGAAATCTTCTTCCAAGACGGTTGTCGTGGAGCCCAAGGGTTCAATTAAATACCACAGTTACAACTACTTTTCGGCTACTCAAGAGCGACCTTCAGTGCCCAACAAGACCTTTAATACACCTTCTGCTGCCTTTCCTTGTTCTGGTGGTGCTGCCCCCACTCTGCATTACTCTTCTCCcttgtcatcaacatcaacaattGCACCTATTGTGCGAGCTCCTGGGGCAAAACTTTTAAACCAAAGAAGTGTTGAAGTAGATGAAAAGGTGGGGGATGAATATACATATGATATCTGGGGTGACCATTTTTCTGGTCTCCATTTAGCGGGTAGTCCAAAGGATACAACAATGAAAACAATAGGAACAGAAGGCAATTCCGATACCTTCTTTGTAAGGGGTCCACAAACCCTCATGGAAAAATCTCAACCAAAATCT TAA